One segment of Marvinbryantia formatexigens DSM 14469 DNA contains the following:
- the recO gene encoding DNA repair protein RecO, with product MSERLELTGMVLSAVPVGEYDKRIVLLTKERGKISGFAKGARRQNSPLMAAAKPFSFGTFECYEGRTSYNIYQAQISNYFEGLSLDFEGAYYGMYFLEFADYYARENSDEKELLKLLYVSLRALENQHLPKKLVRYVFELRAMVINGEYPEVFCCTVCGSTEHLTGYSHAGNGVVCADCLRAAHAETLLESTIFTMQYVVATPLEKLYTFTVSEEVLEEFARLQDRFRRTYVDRKFKTLEILESLQI from the coding sequence ATGAGTGAGAGACTGGAACTGACAGGCATGGTGCTGTCTGCCGTCCCTGTGGGGGAATACGACAAGCGAATCGTGCTTCTGACGAAGGAGCGCGGGAAGATAAGCGGATTTGCCAAAGGCGCAAGGCGGCAGAACAGTCCCCTTATGGCGGCGGCAAAGCCGTTTTCTTTCGGAACCTTCGAGTGTTACGAGGGACGCACCTCCTATAATATCTACCAGGCGCAGATAAGCAATTATTTCGAGGGGTTGTCCCTGGATTTTGAAGGGGCGTATTACGGTATGTATTTCCTGGAATTTGCTGATTATTATGCGCGGGAAAACAGCGATGAGAAGGAGCTTTTAAAGCTTTTGTACGTTTCCCTGCGCGCGCTGGAGAATCAGCATCTGCCCAAAAAACTGGTGCGGTATGTCTTTGAGCTGCGGGCAATGGTGATAAACGGGGAGTATCCGGAGGTCTTTTGCTGCACGGTCTGCGGGAGCACGGAGCATCTGACGGGATACAGTCATGCGGGAAACGGCGTGGTCTGCGCGGACTGCCTGCGGGCGGCACATGCGGAGACGCTGCTGGAGTCTACCATATTTACGATGCAGTACGTGGTTGCGACGCCCCTTGAGAAGCTGTACACCTTTACAGTGTCGGAGGAGGTGCTGGAAGAATTCGCGCGCCTGCAGGACCGCTTCCGGAGAACATACGTTGACAGGAAATTCAAAACGCTGGAGATTTTGGAAAGTTTGCAGATTTAG
- the rplJ gene encoding 50S ribosomal protein L10, producing MAKVEQKKPIVAEISENIKDAQSVVLVAYSGINVEQDTALRKEMREAGIVYKVYKNTMMNFAFKGTECEPLTSHLSGPNAVAICKTDATAPIRIVAKYAKTVPSLKLIAGVVEGGYYDEKAIQALADVPSREVLLGRLLGSMQSPIANFARVIKQIAEKEAEA from the coding sequence ATGGCAAAAGTGGAACAGAAGAAGCCGATCGTAGCCGAGATCAGTGAAAACATCAAAGATGCGCAGTCAGTGGTTCTCGTTGCTTACAGCGGAATCAATGTAGAGCAGGATACCGCTCTTCGTAAAGAGATGAGAGAAGCTGGCATCGTCTACAAAGTGTACAAGAACACAATGATGAATTTTGCGTTCAAGGGCACAGAGTGCGAGCCGCTTACCAGTCATCTGTCCGGTCCGAATGCGGTTGCTATCTGCAAGACGGATGCGACTGCTCCGATCAGAATCGTTGCGAAATATGCAAAGACCGTTCCGTCTCTTAAATTGATCGCTGGTGTGGTTGAAGGCGGATATTACGATGAAAAGGCAATCCAGGCGCTGGCAGACGTTCCGTCCAGAGAAGTATTGCTTGGAAGACTGCTTGGCAGCATGCAGTCGCCGATTGCAAACTTTGCGCGTGTTATTAAGCAGATTGCAGAAAAAGAAGCAGAAGCATAA
- a CDS encoding glycine--tRNA ligase, with amino-acid sequence MEKTMEKIVALAKSRGFVYPGSEIYGGLANTWDYGNLGVELKNNVKRAWWQKFIQENPYNVGVDCAILMNPQTWVASGHLGGFSDPLMDCKECHERFRADKIIEDYCAEKGIALEGSVDAWTQEQMKNFIDEHNVPCPTCGKHNFTDIRQFNLMFKTFQGVTEDAKNTVYLRPETAQGIFVNFKNVQRTSRKKIPFGIGQIGKSFRNEITPGNFTFRTREFEQMELEFFCEPDTDLEWFAYWKQFCLDWLHNLGLKDDEVRYRDHEKEELSFYSKATTDVEFLFPFGWGELWGIADRTDYDLTQHQNVSGQDLTYFDDQKNWKYVPYVIEPSLGADRMVLAFLCSAYDEENIGTEEKPDMRTVLHFHPVLAPVKIGVLPLSKKLNEGAEKIFAQLSKKYNCEFDDRGNIGKRYRRQDEIGTPFCVTYDFESETDGAVTVRDRDTMEQVRVKIDELEAYFADKFTF; translated from the coding sequence ATGGAAAAGACAATGGAAAAAATCGTAGCGCTTGCGAAATCAAGGGGATTTGTTTATCCGGGCAGCGAGATTTACGGCGGTCTGGCAAATACCTGGGATTACGGCAATCTGGGCGTGGAGCTGAAAAACAACGTAAAGCGCGCATGGTGGCAGAAATTTATCCAGGAGAATCCGTATAATGTCGGTGTGGACTGCGCGATTCTCATGAACCCGCAGACCTGGGTGGCTTCCGGACATCTGGGCGGATTTTCCGACCCGCTGATGGACTGCAAAGAGTGCCACGAGCGTTTCCGTGCCGATAAAATCATAGAAGATTACTGTGCAGAGAAGGGCATCGCGCTGGAGGGCAGCGTGGATGCGTGGACACAGGAGCAGATGAAGAACTTCATTGATGAGCACAATGTTCCGTGCCCGACCTGCGGAAAGCATAATTTTACCGATATCCGTCAGTTTAATCTGATGTTCAAGACCTTCCAGGGCGTAACGGAGGATGCAAAAAATACGGTTTATTTAAGACCGGAGACGGCGCAGGGCATTTTCGTAAACTTTAAGAATGTGCAGCGCACCTCCCGGAAAAAGATTCCGTTCGGTATCGGTCAGATCGGAAAATCCTTCCGCAACGAGATCACGCCGGGCAACTTTACCTTCCGTACCAGAGAGTTCGAGCAGATGGAGCTGGAATTCTTCTGCGAGCCGGATACCGACCTGGAGTGGTTTGCGTACTGGAAGCAGTTCTGCCTTGACTGGCTGCACAATCTCGGCCTGAAGGATGACGAGGTGCGTTACCGCGACCACGAGAAGGAGGAGCTGAGCTTCTACAGCAAGGCGACCACCGACGTGGAATTCCTGTTTCCGTTCGGATGGGGCGAGCTGTGGGGCATCGCAGACCGTACAGATTATGACCTTACCCAGCATCAGAATGTATCCGGACAGGATCTGACGTATTTTGACGATCAGAAAAACTGGAAGTATGTGCCGTACGTTATTGAGCCGTCGCTGGGCGCAGACCGTATGGTGCTTGCGTTCCTCTGCAGCGCTTACGATGAGGAAAATATCGGAACGGAGGAGAAGCCGGACATGCGTACCGTGCTGCACTTCCATCCGGTGCTCGCTCCGGTGAAGATCGGTGTGCTGCCGCTCTCCAAAAAGCTGAATGAGGGCGCGGAGAAGATTTTTGCGCAGCTCTCAAAGAAATACAACTGCGAGTTTGACGACCGCGGAAACATCGGAAAGCGTTACCGCCGCCAGGATGAAATCGGCACGCCGTTCTGCGTGACCTACGATTTCGAGTCCGAGACCGACGGGGCGGTCACCGTCCGCGACCGCGATACGATGGAGCAGGTTCGCGTGAAAATCGACGAGCTGGAAGCGTATTTTGCAGATAAATTTACGTTTTAA
- the deoD gene encoding purine-nucleoside phosphorylase: protein MATPHNAANMGDIAETVLLPGDPLRAKVIAETYLEDITQFNSVRNMFGYTGTYKGKKVSVMGTGMGCASIGIYSHELIHFYGVKNLIRVGSCGSIAKDIKLGEIIMAQGACTDSNYAHQYQLPGTMCAIADYELLKTAQETAAEFGYPYRVGNILSSDIFYTETPEWQQWAKMGVLSIEMESFALYCNVARAGVKALGIFTVSDSIVNGEELDAEARQNGFTNMMQVALETAVRI from the coding sequence ATGGCTACACCACATAATGCTGCAAATATGGGCGATATCGCCGAGACAGTTCTGCTTCCGGGAGATCCGCTCCGCGCGAAGGTGATCGCGGAGACGTATCTGGAGGATATCACACAATTTAACAGCGTGAGAAATATGTTTGGATACACGGGCACGTATAAAGGAAAGAAGGTGTCCGTTATGGGAACCGGAATGGGCTGCGCGTCCATCGGAATTTACAGTCATGAGCTGATTCATTTTTATGGAGTGAAAAATCTGATTCGCGTCGGTTCCTGCGGCTCCATCGCAAAGGACATTAAGCTGGGCGAAATCATCATGGCGCAGGGCGCCTGCACGGACAGCAACTACGCGCACCAGTATCAGCTTCCGGGAACGATGTGCGCGATTGCGGACTATGAACTCTTAAAGACGGCGCAGGAAACAGCGGCGGAATTTGGCTATCCGTACCGCGTCGGAAATATCCTTTCCTCGGATATTTTTTACACGGAGACGCCGGAATGGCAGCAGTGGGCAAAAATGGGCGTGCTTTCTATCGAAATGGAGAGCTTTGCTCTGTACTGTAATGTGGCGCGCGCAGGCGTGAAGGCGCTCGGTATTTTCACCGTTTCCGATTCCATCGTAAATGGTGAGGAGCTGGATGCAGAGGCGAGACAGAATGGGTTTACCAATATGATGCAGGTGGCGCTGGAGACGGCAGTCAGAATTTAA
- a CDS encoding histidine kinase, with the protein MGPGKRLLAKYNSWKLGRKLLVAFALVSIIPILFVQIVAFQINKNQMTEKIDELMVSNLTQIAERVNLNLKIYTNLIYQIYKDEQVIDNILALEDDQDSRKAVAYNQVVNRLKQYHNSEAGIRCLSIVCPDGGAVVYDFETDSSLNTVWQDYSDLRQTPPYLESADAPGMVVTDTMNFNGKEKGHFYHISKRMFDFDHLERGCIATVIMTIEERSLNAICSNGDMDEYSINFIINEERRVVSYPDEDFAGIVMNPELEIEDFVRVSGYLRNRDMTINRYEDPITGWIFCNAYDKDYMLKDVTRTQQALVLITVLTLLFATSLIIYTVRTMDASVRSVVSGMQQVQKGNLDVVVPVRSFDEIGTIADNFNDMTVKVKELIEEVGEAKEQQKNAEIRALEAQINPHFLYNTLDSINWMAIEKGEFEISKMLRDLGVILRYSVNKSNQMVSIWEAADWLEKYISLHQMRFNNAFSCEINVEERIRGGKIYKLLLQPFVENSILHGFRDIESGGLLRIDMSSAEDGGGITIIIEDNGKGMPPHLLKNYNDKEKAIADDGRGIGLHNAFARMHMYYGDEASWNVSSICGMGTVVTLRLPLRKGEEP; encoded by the coding sequence ATGGGACCGGGGAAACGGCTGCTTGCAAAATACAATAGCTGGAAGCTTGGCAGAAAGCTTCTGGTGGCTTTTGCACTGGTTTCGATTATTCCGATTCTGTTCGTCCAGATTGTCGCGTTCCAGATAAATAAAAACCAGATGACGGAAAAGATAGACGAGCTGATGGTCAGCAATCTGACGCAGATAGCCGAGCGGGTAAATTTAAATCTGAAGATATACACAAATCTTATTTACCAGATTTATAAGGATGAACAGGTTATCGACAATATCCTTGCGCTGGAGGATGACCAGGACAGCAGGAAGGCGGTTGCCTATAACCAGGTAGTCAACCGGCTGAAGCAGTACCACAACAGTGAAGCCGGTATCCGCTGCCTGAGTATTGTATGCCCGGACGGCGGAGCGGTGGTCTACGATTTTGAGACAGATTCCTCGCTGAACACTGTCTGGCAGGATTATTCAGACCTTCGTCAGACGCCGCCCTATCTGGAGTCGGCGGATGCGCCCGGCATGGTGGTCACAGATACCATGAATTTTAACGGGAAGGAAAAAGGACATTTCTATCACATATCAAAGCGTATGTTTGATTTTGACCATCTGGAGCGGGGCTGTATCGCGACGGTTATCATGACGATAGAGGAGCGCTCGCTGAATGCCATCTGCAGCAACGGCGACATGGATGAGTACAGCATCAATTTTATCATTAATGAAGAGCGCCGGGTCGTTTCTTATCCGGATGAGGACTTTGCGGGAATCGTCATGAACCCGGAGCTGGAGATAGAAGATTTTGTGCGTGTTTCCGGATATCTGCGCAACCGGGATATGACGATTAACCGTTACGAGGACCCGATAACCGGATGGATTTTCTGCAATGCCTATGATAAGGATTATATGCTGAAGGATGTGACGAGGACGCAGCAGGCGCTGGTACTGATTACGGTGCTGACGCTTTTGTTTGCAACCAGCCTGATTATATACACGGTGCGCACGATGGACGCGTCTGTCCGTTCTGTGGTGTCCGGGATGCAGCAGGTCCAGAAGGGAAATCTGGATGTGGTCGTGCCGGTGCGTTCTTTTGATGAAATCGGAACGATTGCAGATAATTTTAACGATATGACCGTGAAGGTAAAAGAGCTGATTGAAGAGGTGGGCGAAGCGAAGGAGCAGCAGAAGAATGCGGAAATACGGGCGCTGGAGGCACAGATCAATCCGCATTTTCTCTACAATACGCTGGATTCCATCAACTGGATGGCAATCGAAAAGGGCGAATTTGAAATCAGTAAAATGCTGCGGGACCTTGGCGTGATTCTGCGCTACAGTGTAAATAAAAGCAATCAGATGGTCAGTATCTGGGAGGCGGCGGACTGGCTGGAAAAGTACATCAGCCTGCACCAGATGCGGTTTAACAATGCATTTTCCTGTGAAATAAATGTAGAGGAGCGCATCCGGGGTGGAAAGATATATAAGCTGCTGCTGCAGCCGTTCGTAGAAAACTCGATTCTGCACGGCTTCCGTGATATTGAGAGCGGAGGATTATTGCGGATTGATATGTCGTCTGCGGAGGATGGCGGCGGGATTACCATCATTATAGAAGATAACGGAAAGGGGATGCCGCCCCATCTTCTGAAAAACTACAATGATAAGGAAAAAGCAATCGCGGATGACGGAAGAGGCATTGGGCTGCATAATGCGTTCGCCAGAATGCACATGTATTACGGGGATGAGGCCTCCTGGAACGTAAGCAGCATCTGTGGTATGGGGACTGTCGTAACGCTGCGCCTGCCGCTTCGAAAGGGGGAAGAGCCATGA
- a CDS encoding PTS transporter subunit IIC, which yields MKVFTKWLNRVFIDGLSGMAHGLFATLIVGTIIQQIGTLVGGGIGDTIFLIGKVAAALTGAGIGVGVASRYKESPLVILSAATAGMVGAFASKLLAGQVLVDGVMQFSGPGEPLGAFIAAYIGIEAGHLVSGKTKVDILVTPIVSIGAGSAVGLLAGPPISQLMTSLGALINWGTEQQPFLMGIVVSVLMGMILTLPISSAALGVILNLSGLAAGAATIGCCCNMVGFAVASYRENKVGGLLAQGIGTSMLQVPNIVRKPIIWLPAILSSAILGPVGTMLLKMTSNATGSGMGTAGLVGQIMTWQVMTATEAPEIVLIKILAIQIILPALVTLAISEAMRKWGWIKPGDMKLNL from the coding sequence ATGAAAGTATTTACGAAATGGTTAAACCGTGTGTTCATTGATGGGTTAAGCGGAATGGCACACGGTCTTTTTGCGACGCTGATTGTCGGAACGATTATCCAGCAGATTGGCACGCTGGTGGGCGGCGGCATCGGAGACACCATTTTCTTAATTGGAAAGGTTGCCGCGGCGCTTACCGGCGCGGGCATTGGCGTCGGTGTGGCAAGCAGGTATAAGGAAAGTCCGCTGGTTATCCTGTCCGCGGCGACGGCAGGTATGGTCGGCGCTTTTGCCAGTAAGCTGCTGGCGGGGCAGGTCCTGGTGGACGGCGTGATGCAGTTCTCCGGTCCGGGAGAGCCGCTGGGCGCGTTTATTGCCGCATACATAGGAATCGAAGCCGGACATCTGGTATCCGGTAAAACGAAGGTGGATATTCTGGTGACGCCGATTGTCAGCATCGGGGCAGGCTCTGCGGTCGGACTTCTGGCGGGACCGCCGATTTCACAGCTTATGACAAGCCTGGGTGCGCTGATTAACTGGGGAACCGAACAGCAGCCGTTTCTGATGGGAATCGTGGTATCGGTGCTGATGGGCATGATTCTGACGCTGCCAATCAGCTCGGCGGCGCTTGGCGTTATCCTGAATCTTTCCGGTCTGGCAGCGGGCGCGGCAACGATTGGCTGCTGCTGCAACATGGTCGGTTTTGCGGTGGCAAGCTACCGTGAAAATAAAGTCGGCGGTCTGCTGGCGCAGGGCATCGGCACTTCCATGCTCCAGGTGCCGAATATCGTGCGCAAGCCCATCATCTGGCTGCCGGCGATTCTGTCAAGCGCGATTCTCGGTCCGGTTGGCACCATGCTTCTGAAAATGACGAGCAATGCGACCGGTTCCGGCATGGGAACGGCAGGTCTGGTCGGACAGATTATGACCTGGCAGGTGATGACGGCGACAGAAGCGCCGGAAATCGTGCTGATTAAAATCCTGGCGATACAGATTATTCTGCCGGCGCTCGTGACGCTTGCCATTTCCGAGGCGATGCGCAAATGGGGATGGATCAAGCCGGGCGATATGAAACTGAATTTATAA
- the rplL gene encoding 50S ribosomal protein L7/L12 has translation MAKLTTAEFIEAIKELSVLELNELVKACEEEFGVSAAAGVVVAAAGPAEAEEEKDEFDVELTEVGPNKVKVIKVVREATGLGLKEAKEVVDGAPKVVKEAASKAEAEELKTKLEAEGAKVTLK, from the coding sequence ATGGCAAAATTAACAACTGCTGAATTTATTGAAGCAATTAAAGAGTTAAGCGTATTAGAATTAAACGAATTAGTAAAAGCTTGCGAGGAAGAGTTCGGTGTATCCGCAGCAGCAGGCGTTGTTGTAGCAGCAGCAGGCCCGGCAGAAGCTGAGGAAGAGAAGGACGAGTTCGATGTAGAGCTGACAGAAGTTGGTCCGAACAAGGTTAAGGTTATCAAAGTTGTTCGTGAAGCAACCGGTCTTGGTCTGAAGGAAGCAAAAGAAGTTGTAGACGGCGCTCCGAAGGTTGTAAAGGAAGCAGCTTCCAAGGCAGAGGCAGAAGAGCTGAAGACAAAGCTCGAAGCAGAGGGAGCAAAGGTTACTCTGAAATAA
- a CDS encoding 6-phosphofructokinase, producing MKGNIVVGQSGGPTAVINSSLAGVVSKARELGVKKIYGMHHGIQGFLNEDLVDMGEYIKEDKDIELLKRTPSAFLGSCRYKLPKIEGNEEVYDKIFAILEKYDIECLFYIGGNDSMDTIKMLSDYAALKGKTQRFMGVPKTIDNDLPITDHCPGYGSAAKYIATSLKEVIRDNASFGIEKPTVLICEIMGRHAGWLTAAAALSRDEDCEGPDMIYLPERTFDYDDFLARIKDLSVKKSSVVVAVSEGVKLADGRFVCELGGGSDFVDAFGHKQLSGCAVTLANKVAADTGLKTRAIEFSTLQRAATHVASLNDINEAFNVGYLACKAADEGQTGMMITIDVKERSPYQVGYGIYDIHQIANVERPVPDEWISEDGTDVLEGYVEYARPLILGELTPLMVNGVPKHLVLSRDSYRK from the coding sequence ATGAAGGGTAATATTGTAGTAGGACAGTCCGGCGGACCGACAGCGGTTATCAATTCCAGTCTCGCTGGTGTTGTCAGCAAAGCAAGAGAGCTTGGCGTAAAGAAGATTTACGGTATGCATCACGGCATCCAGGGCTTCCTCAATGAAGATCTGGTAGATATGGGCGAGTACATTAAAGAGGACAAGGACATCGAGCTCTTAAAGAGAACGCCGTCCGCATTCCTTGGCTCCTGCCGTTACAAGCTGCCGAAGATCGAGGGCAACGAGGAAGTTTACGACAAGATTTTTGCGATCCTGGAAAAATATGACATTGAGTGCCTGTTCTACATTGGCGGAAACGATTCTATGGATACCATCAAAATGCTGTCTGATTACGCAGCTTTGAAGGGCAAAACACAGAGATTTATGGGTGTTCCGAAGACCATTGACAACGACCTTCCGATTACCGACCACTGCCCTGGATACGGCTCTGCAGCAAAATATATCGCAACTTCTCTGAAGGAAGTTATCCGCGACAACGCAAGCTTTGGTATCGAAAAACCGACCGTTCTGATCTGCGAGATCATGGGACGTCATGCAGGCTGGCTGACAGCAGCGGCAGCGCTGTCCAGAGACGAGGACTGCGAAGGTCCGGATATGATCTACCTGCCGGAAAGAACCTTTGACTACGACGATTTCCTTGCAAGAATCAAGGATCTCTCCGTGAAGAAGAGCTCTGTAGTGGTAGCTGTTTCCGAGGGCGTGAAACTGGCTGACGGACGTTTCGTATGCGAGCTGGGCGGCGGCTCTGATTTTGTAGACGCATTCGGACACAAGCAGCTTTCCGGCTGTGCGGTAACGCTGGCAAACAAGGTTGCGGCAGATACCGGTCTGAAGACCCGTGCGATTGAGTTCTCCACTCTGCAGAGAGCGGCAACACACGTTGCTTCCCTGAACGATATCAACGAGGCATTCAACGTTGGTTATCTGGCATGCAAGGCGGCTGACGAAGGTCAGACAGGTATGATGATCACCATTGATGTGAAAGAGAGAAGCCCGTACCAGGTAGGATACGGCATCTACGACATCCATCAGATCGCAAACGTAGAGCGTCCGGTTCCGGATGAGTGGATTTCTGAGGACGGCACCGACGTTCTGGAAGGCTACGTTGAGTATGCGCGTCCGCTGATCCTCGGCGAGCTTACTCCGCTGATGGTAAACGGTGTTCCGAAGCATCTGGTACTGAGCAGAGATAGCTATCGCAAATAA
- a CDS encoding transcription repressor NadR: MDGEQRRKEIIRLLETGCEPVSGAALAKRFGVSRQVIVQDIALLRATDKTILSTNKGYLIYGGNHRNMCRRTVAVKHTDAQMKDELYTLVDAGARVLDVVVEHDVYGQIAADLMIASRRDVDEFIARIFANRAKPLKELTCDTHFHTLEAENEEILDEAEKRLKEKGYLLDFAGNL, translated from the coding sequence ATGGACGGAGAACAGAGACGGAAAGAAATCATCAGACTGCTGGAGACGGGATGCGAACCCGTCTCCGGCGCTGCGCTGGCAAAGCGGTTCGGTGTCAGCCGCCAGGTGATCGTGCAGGACATTGCGCTGCTGCGCGCGACAGACAAGACAATTCTTTCCACAAACAAGGGCTACCTGATTTACGGGGGGAATCACCGGAACATGTGCAGAAGGACGGTTGCGGTGAAGCATACGGATGCGCAGATGAAGGATGAGCTGTACACGCTGGTGGACGCGGGCGCGCGCGTACTGGACGTGGTGGTGGAGCATGATGTCTACGGGCAGATTGCCGCGGATTTGATGATCGCGTCGAGAAGAGACGTGGATGAGTTTATTGCCAGGATTTTTGCCAACAGGGCGAAGCCGCTGAAGGAGCTGACCTGCGATACGCATTTTCATACGCTGGAGGCGGAAAATGAGGAAATTCTGGACGAAGCGGAAAAAAGATTAAAAGAAAAGGGATATTTACTTGATTTTGCCGGAAACTTGTAG
- the era gene encoding GTPase Era, producing the protein MKLDLNELKNNGGTKSGFVTLIGRPNVGKSTLMNHLIGQKIAITSRKPQTTRNRIQTVYTCDRGQIVFLDTPGIHRAKNKLGEYMVNVAERTLSEVDVILWLVEPTTFIGAGEQHIVQQLKKVKQPVVLIINKIDTVQKTEVAKFIDAYRKIYNFADIIAASALRGQNLQEIIDVIFKYLPYGPMFYDEDTITDQPQRQIVAEMIREKALRCLDEEIPHGIAVAIDRMTEREDGGMFDIDATIICERDSHKGIIIGKGGAMLKKIGSAARTDIENMLEARVNLKLWVKVKKDWRDSDFLIKNFGYDKKEI; encoded by the coding sequence ATGAAACTGGATTTAAACGAATTGAAAAATAACGGCGGTACAAAATCGGGGTTCGTGACGCTCATCGGGCGTCCGAACGTCGGCAAATCCACGCTGATGAATCATCTGATCGGGCAGAAAATCGCGATCACCTCGCGCAAGCCGCAGACGACCAGAAACCGTATCCAGACGGTCTATACCTGTGACCGCGGGCAGATTGTGTTTCTGGATACGCCGGGCATCCACAGGGCGAAAAACAAGCTCGGCGAATACATGGTAAACGTTGCCGAGCGCACGCTCTCCGAGGTGGATGTAATTTTATGGCTGGTGGAGCCGACTACCTTTATCGGCGCGGGCGAGCAGCATATCGTGCAGCAGCTTAAAAAGGTAAAGCAGCCGGTGGTTCTGATTATCAATAAAATTGACACGGTGCAGAAGACGGAGGTGGCGAAATTTATTGACGCCTACCGGAAAATTTATAATTTTGCGGATATTATCGCGGCGTCCGCGCTGCGCGGACAGAATCTGCAGGAAATCATAGATGTCATCTTTAAATACCTGCCCTATGGACCGATGTTTTACGATGAGGATACCATCACCGACCAGCCGCAGCGCCAGATCGTTGCGGAAATGATACGCGAGAAAGCGCTGCGCTGCCTGGACGAGGAGATTCCGCACGGCATTGCGGTGGCAATCGACCGCATGACGGAGCGGGAAGATGGGGGAATGTTTGACATTGACGCGACCATCATCTGCGAGCGGGATTCCCACAAGGGTATTATTATCGGCAAAGGCGGAGCGATGCTGAAGAAAATCGGCTCCGCAGCCCGGACGGATATTGAAAATATGCTGGAGGCGAGGGTAAACCTGAAGCTCTGGGTGAAGGTGAAAAAGGACTGGCGGGACAGTGATTTTCTGATAAAGAATTTCGGCTACGATAAAAAGGAAATCTAA